AGGCGGTGACCAGGAGAAAAAACGTCGTGCTGGTACTGAAAATATACCGGCTGTTATAGGCTTTGCTACTGCTGCTGAAAATGCAAGTCAGTTGCGTGAAAGTAAGCGAACACTGTACAATCGCTTTAAACAAATTATGCTTGAAGTTTTTACACATGAAAATTTAGTATTTCATGTTAATGGCGATACACAAAATGTTTTACCGCACGTATTAAATGTCAGCTTTGCTAATATGGAGGTAGAGTCATTTTTAGTGAATCTTGATATGGCTGGCATTTGTGCATCTAGTGGTTCTGCATGTACAGCTGGTACAATTGATCCTTCACATGTGTTAGTTGCTATGTACGGCAAAGGGGCAGAAGAGTTACGAAACTCTATTCGCTTTAGCTTTGGCCAAGGTCTAACAGAAGAAGTTGTCCGCCAAGCGGCAGAGAAAACAGCAGCGATTGTGAAAAAGCTGGCAAAATAATTTGTTAATTACTATCAATTTAAACCGAATTAATTAAATGCTATGTAAATTTGCAAAGCCTTATAGTTCGGTTTATATGAATTGAATAAAAGAAAAGGTGACCACAATGATCGAAACACGTGACCCATCGGAAATTCGTGTCGTCGTCGGCATGTCAGGTGGGGTAGACTCTTCAGTTGCTGCATATATGCTAAAGCAACAAGGGTATGAAGTAATTGGTATTTTTATGAAAAACTGGGATGATACAGACGAAAATGGCGTTTGTACAGCAACAGAAGATTATGAAGATGTAATTAAAGTATGTAATCAAATTGGCATTCCCTATTATGCTGTGAATTTTGAAAAGCAATATTGGGATAAAGTTTTCACATACTTTTTAGAAGAATATAAAGCGGGACGCACACCTAACCCTGATGTAATGTGCAATAAGGAAATTAAGTTTAAAGCATTCCTAGAACATGCAATGGATCTTGGTGCAGATTACTTGGCAACAGGACATTATGCACGCATTGATCGCAGTGGTGATGGCGAAGTACGTATGCTTCGTGGTGTTGATGATAATAAGGACCAAACTTATTTCCTTAATCAATTATCGCAAGAACAACTAGCGCATGTAATGTTCCCAATTGGAGATATTGAGAAAAAAGAAGTGCGTAAAATTGCAGAAGAAGCAGGTCTTGCTACTGCCAAGAAAAAGGATTCGACTGGAATTTGCTTTATTGGAGAGCGTAATTTTAAAGAGTTTTTAAGTCAATACTTACCTGCTCAACCAGGCAAAATGGAAACGATGGATGGCGTAGTTATGGGGCAACATGATGGTTTAATGTATTATACATTAGGTCAACGTCATGGTCTTGGTATAGGTGGCGACGGTGAGCCTTGGTTCGTACTTGGAAAAGATTTAGCACGCAATGTGTTACTTGTCGGCCAAGGGTTCGACCACGATGCTTTATACTCAACTTCGCTGACAGCTGTGAAAATGGGCTATACTTCGACAAAAAAATTGCCCGGGAAATTTTCTTGTACTGCGAAATTCCGCTACCGTCAAACAGACACACCTGTTGAGGTAGAAATTTTAGAAGATGGTCGCGCACACATTGAGTTTGCGGAACCAGTACGTGCCATTACACCAGGACAGGCTGTTGTTTTATATGACGGTGAAGTTTGCTTAGGTGGCGGTACAATTGATGAAGTCTTTAAAAGTAATGAAAAACTAACATATGTTGGATAACTTGCAAAAGGGCTGCAAAACATACTTATTTCAGTTGATTTCTTAGGAAATAAAGAAATACATTGAGTTACTATAGTCACTCAGTGTAGACGAATAAGCGATCGGATTTGCAGTCTTTTCGCTACATAGAGGTGAAATGATTTGGATTTTAACGAGCAGGGCATACTTGCATTCCAAGAGAAGCGTTATGAGGATGCTGCACAGCTATTTACCCAAGCAATTGAAGCAGAACCTGATAATGCAATTGGCTATGTGAATTTTGGGAATTTATTGGCTGTACTAGAAGATACAGAACGAGCAGAACGCTTTTTTCAAAAGGCAATTACTGTAGACGAAACGGCAGCTACTGCATATTATGGCTTAGCTAATTTATATTATAATGCGGACCGCTATGCAGAAGCGTTAAAACTTTATGAGCAAGCAGTACAGCATAAAATTGCAGGTGCAGATGTTTATTATATGATGGGGAAATGCTTTGAACGAATGGAAAATCCAAAGCTCGCATTGCCATATTTACAACGTGCGGCAGAGATTGCGCCTGAAGATACACAAATTCGACTTGCGTATGCTATCGTGCTATGTGCATTAGAAATGTTCGAAGAAGGTAAGAAGGAATTAGATTATTTAATCGAGCTAGATTGGAATAATGCAGATGCTCATTATAATTTAGGTGTTCTGTATGCGGTATCTACAGAACAAACAGAGGATGCTATGTATCATTTGAAGCAGGCATTTACGATTCAACCAGAATATGACCAAGCGCGTTATATTTACGATATGATTGCCCAACGATTTAACTAAAGAGGTTGGGACAAAAGTGAAAAAGTGTTAGATTGACTGTAATCAATCTAACACTTTTTTGCTGTGATCGTTGTTGTCCGCGGGCGCACCGTATGCCCCAACACTCGCTAACGCGCGGAATGCCTACGTCTTACGCTGCGTGCGTTCTTGCAGGAGTCGACGCCTTCGCTACCAACAACTAATGCTCTCGCACCTATAAGTTGTCCCTGCTTGATCTTCCGGTCAATTATTTACTATCTTTACTGTCAAATGTGAGTTGCGATAAGTATTGCGCTAAATGTGCAATCGGAGTTGATTCTAAAAGTGAAGATTCTGCTTCATTTTCCTTTAAAATATTGATTTCTTTATTGAGCCGCTCCATTTTACGATCTAATTCTGCTGCTTGTAATGCCGCATCTTTAAGTTCATTACGAATATGTTCAGGTACTTCTTTATTATATTTATAATAAATTTTATGTTCGAGACTTGCCCAAAAATCCATTGCAATCGTACGAATTTGAATTTCCGTATATACTTTTTCCATTCGATCGGACATAAAGATTGGAATTTTAATAATAAGGTGTAGGCTTTGGTAGCCATTGTCTTTTGGATAAGCAATATAATCTTTTACGTCAACAACTTCAATATCATTTTGTGCTTGAAGCATCGCACTTACTTTGTAAATATCTTCTACGAAAGAGCACGTAATACGGACGCCTGCTATATCACGAATATGTTCGCGAATACTATCAATGGCGGGTGTTAGCTCTTTTTTTGACATCTTCAATAATATACTTTTCGGTGATTTCACTCGGGTTGAGACATGTTCAATTGGATTATATTCATGAATAAGCTTAAATTCTTCTTGTAAAATATTGATTTTCGTTTCAACTTCATTTAATGCAAATTTATATGCTAGGAAAAAGCGGGTTAGCTCTGTTTGGAAAGTTTTTAAAGTTGTGGCTTCGAGTTCGTTTTTCATAATAAAATAAATCCTTTCTTCTGAAAAAAATCGTTCTATCCATGATAGGATGCAAGGTGAGCTCCTTATTAGATGATAGGGCAACAAAATTAGTATTCCTTCTTTCAAGCTTAACAAAAAGAAGGGGAAAATAGAAATTTGTGCTCTACAAAAAATGCATGCAACACACGGTATGACACTGTTGATTCTCGTTCCAAGCGCTCCCATTCCACAGGCAAGGCTTTAATTAATTGTTGTGTCTTTGTTTTTGAAGGACATTATCCGCTTCTAAAAAAGAAAAATACTTCGAAAGGTATGACCCTCGAAGTATTTTATCTGCGTTTTTATTATTTTAAACGATAATTTTAGCATCTAAATTGTAACGCTTATTGAATTCGTCAACGAATAGTTGTAAGTCAATATAAGTACCGATATATGGTTCGGTTTCTTGATCACGAAGGAAGCCACAAGTTGCTTTTAACGATTTAGAAAACTCAAGTAACATTTGTTCGTTATCAAGTTGAATCTGTAATGATAAAGAATCATCTAACGTATTCACCTTGAAATATTTTCTATCAATAATGCGTTCTAAATTTGTCTCTTCAAATGGAAAAACAAAATCATTATATATTAGTTTCACAGTATCCCGCCTTTTTTACAATAATTCACAACTTCAACATAAGGTAAATCTCCACCAAAAATAGAAAGTGAGCTACCAATTGTGATATGAAGCTTACCGTTTGAAATTGCTTTGAATTTTTCTAAGTCTTCTAAAGAACGAACTCCGCCAGCATAGGTTGTTGGAATGGATGTCCAAGCAGCTAAATCCCGTACTAAGCTTTCCTGCATACCACCTTTTTTTCCTTCCACATCGACGGCGTGAATCAGTAATTCATCACAAAATTTCTCAATATAGGCAATGGTCTTTGCATTCACTTCAAAATCACTAAACTTGGTCCATTTATCAGTTACTACAAACCATTTGTTATCGCGCATTCTGCAGCTTAGGTCAATTACTAGATGTTTTTTCCCGATGGCATGAACTAGTTGCTCTAAGCGATTAATATCGAGTTTTCCATCATGAAAGATATAGGATGTTACGATAACATGCGAGGCACCTGCATCTATGTACTTTTTTGCGTTTTCTGAAGTAATGCCGCCGCCGACTTGTAGGCCTCCTGGATATGCTGCTAATGCTGACATTGCGGCATGCTCATTTCCACTGCCAAGCATGATGACATGACCACCTACTAATTGATCCTCTGCAAACATGTTAGCATAATAGCTAGAGTCATAATCTGAAATGAAATTTTCGATAACTTCTTGATCTGTATGTCCAAGTGTACTTCCAACAATTTGTTTCACTTTGCCATCATGTAAATCGATGCAAGGTCTAAATTCCAATAGCTTCACAATCCTTCCAAACAACAAGTTCATTGTATCTATCATAGCATGGTTAGAGTTAAATTAGCGGTAATTCGTCATTTGTCAAAATAATGTTAAAAATTTTTAGGTTTTTCTAGTTAAAACGATATTTTTTAACGTGCTGTGGTAAAATAATAAAATTGAAATATACGAGAAGGGGACGAATCGATAATGACAGAAAATCTAGATTTATTTGAGTTGAATAAGCTATTTATTCTCGGACGTCCTATTGTATCCATTTTCCATAATACTCAAAATATGTATTCTATTGTACGTGTGAAAATTCAAGAAACTAATTTGCAATATGACGATAAGGAAATTATTGTAGTTGGTTATTTCCCGCAATTGCAAATGGACGAACAATATCGTTTTACAGGTAATATGAGACAACATCCAAAATATGGTGTACAATTTCAAGTTGAGACGTTTACAAAGGAAGTGCCCGCAACTGAGCAAGGAATTGTACATTACTTATCAAGTGACTTATTTGTTGGTATAGGAAAGAAAACTGCTGAAACAATTGTTGAAAAGCTTGGTGCCAATACGATCCGTCTTATATTAGAAGATCCAAATGTGCTCGATGTTGTACCTCGATTATCGGCTGAAAAAAAGGAAGTCATTCATCGCACAATTGAGCAAAATCTTGGATTAGAGCGTGTCATGATTCAATTGAATGAATGGGGATTTGGCCCGCAGCTCGGAATGAAAATTTATCAAACGTATCGTACAGAAACGATTGACTTTTTAACTGAAAATCCTTATCGCCTTATTGAAGATGTGGATGGTGTCGGTTTTTTTCGGGCAGATGAGCTTGGTGCAAAATTAGGCATTACTGGTAATCATCCTGACCGTATTAAGGCTGCAATTTTACATACTCTAAATACAGCTGCATTATCAGACGGCCATGTATTTTTAGATGCGGAGCACGTTTTACCACAAGTGAAAGATATGCTCGAGCAAAGTCAACGCCAAGAAATTCCGTATGAAGCAATCTCTAAGGCTTGTATCGATATGCGTGAGGAAAATAAAATATATGGTGAAGAAACAAGGCTTTATTTGCCATCACTATATTTTTCTGAGATTGGAATTGCTTCAAAAATTATTGCGTTAACCGAACGAAATAGTCAGGCTAAGCATTTTAGTAAAGATGAAATTCGCAAGGCTATCGGGGATACGGAAGCTTTTTTAAACGTCACCTATGCAGAAACACAAGCATTTGCGATTGAACAGGCCCTTAATTCAGCTGTGATGATTTTGACGGGTGGTCCTGGTACAGGAAAAACGACTGTTGTCAGAGGTATTGTAGAAGTATATGCAAAGCTTCACGGTCTTTCATTAAATCCTAAGGAATATGCGCAAAAAGAAGAGCCGTTTCCTATCATTTTATGTGCACCAACAGGACGTGCTGCTAAACGATTATCAGAGTCCACAGAGCTACCTGCTATGACAATTCACCGTTTGTTAGGTTTTACTGGCCAGGAGAAGGAAGAAGAAACCGAGCGAGAGGTTACTGGAAAACTTATAATTGTCGATGAAATGTCAATGGTTGATACATGGCTTGCCCATCAATTATTAAAATCATTACATGAGGATGTTCAAGTTGTCTTTGTAGGTGACCAGGATCAGTTACCACCAGTCGGTCCAGGACAAGTACTCAAAGATTTACTTGCCTCGCAACAAATTCCGACAGTTGAACTGACTGATGTTTATCGTCAGGCGGAAGGTTCAACGATTATTGAACTTGCCCATCAAATTAAGCGTGGGACAATTCCTAATGATTTGGCGATGAAAACGTCTGATCGTTCATTTATTAAAGCATCACCAGATCAAGTGGCAAACGTCGTAACGCAAGTTGTAAAAAGTGCTGTATCGAAAGGTCAGGAAATTCGTAATATACAAGTTTTAGCACCGATGTATAAAGGGCCTGCTGGAATCGATAATTTAAATAAAATGATTCAAGACCTTGTCAATCCGAATGATACAGGTTTAAGAAAAGAGCTTATCTTTGGTGATGTAACGTATCGAATTAAGGACAAGGTGCTACAGCTTGTAAACCAGCCAGAAAGCAATGTCTTTAACGGAGATATGGGGGAAGTCATTAGTATTATTAAAGCAAAGGAAACGATTGAAAAGCAAGATTTGCTTGTCGTGTCATTTGATGGTATTGAAGTAACTTACCAACGGAGCGATCTTAATCAGTTAACCCTTGCGTATTGTTGTTCTATCCATAAATCGCAAGGCTCAGAGTTTCAAACGGTAATTATGCCAGTTGTTCGTGGCTATTCTAAAATGCTACGTCGTAATTTGTTATACACTGGAATTACGCGAGCGAAAAATTTCTTAATTTTATGTGGTGAGCCAGATGTGCTAGCTAATGGCTTACAGCGTACAGACGATTTACAACGGTTCACGTCTCTGCGAGCACGACTTAACCCAATGGATGCATCATCCAATGAGGTTATTGAAGTGAAGGAGACATCAGTGGAGACAATTGCAGAAGAAGACCGACAAGAGGAGCCTGTGACTGTTCTACAGCTAACAGTAGATACGGTTCCATATATACATCCAATGATTGGAATGGATGGCATTTCTCCATATGATTTTATGGATGAATAAAAATTGAAAATAAGTTTTATGAGGTGAAGAAAGTGAAACGCATCGTGTTATTGCTTCTATTCATGCTGTTATTACCGTTCGTACAGAAGGTACATGCCAGTAATGTCGTTATTCAAGTGAATGAGGAAGCAACTGTCTTTGATAATCGTTCAGGCTCACTTGAACAAGTAGGAACATTATCTGGAGGACAAACTTTTGAAGTGACAAAAGATTATGGGGCAAATTGGTGGCAAATTCGTTGGGGCGGTAGTTACGGTTATATCGATAAACGATATACAACCGTTGTTCCATCCACAACATATAAAAATACTGTTCCTTCAGTTGCGAAAATAAAAGATTATATTGTAGCAACGAAGGTAACGCCTATATATGATAATACAAGCAATAAGTTGGTGCAATTTGCAACATTGTCGGAAGGTGTTCGTTTCCCCATTTATAGTAAAATGGGCAGTTGGTATGGAATTGCTGTGAACGGACGACTTGGTTATGTACATAGTAATTTTGTTAAAGAAGAAAAAGGACAAGAGACAGATACATCAACAAAGCCGAATGAAAAGCCAACTCCAAACCCAAAGCCAACTCCAAACCCAACACCGACACTGCCAAGTAAGCAAAATGGCTATATTGAAGCATTAGAAAACATTGTGCTTTATGACCTTCGTAGAGAACAACCAATGTCTATAGCGACGCTTTTAAAAGGTCAGCAATTGGAAGTGGCAGGTGTAGGAGATGAAACGTATGTTCAAGTTCGTTGGGGCAAGACGTTTGTCTATGCTGAAAAAACGAAAGTGAAGTTTGTGAATACGCCAACTTATAAAAATATTGGTAAGGATAATGCAGTAATAAACCAATATTTCATTCCAATATCAGGGAATAGTGAAATTTATGATCGAACAGCTAACAAATTAATGCCATTTGCAAAGCTTGATACTAATCGACGTTATCCTATATTACGAAAAGAAGCCAATTGGTATGTAACGACAATTGGTGGACGTGAAGGCTATATTCACAGTTCTAAGGTAGCTTTAGATCGTGGTGTTCCTGTTATGATGTACCATCATTTATTGAAGGTGCATGAGCTTGGGCGCTTTAAAAATGTAAGTACTACAATGACAGATACTCAATTCGCTAATGAAATGAAGTATTTGAAAGATAAAAAATTTGAAACTGTTAGTGCTGATGATTTATTACGTTTTATGCGTAACGAAATTACATTGCCTGCGTATTCTATCGTCTTAACATTTGATGATGGCTTATTATCAACAAGAGAATATGCTTATCCGATATTAAAAAAACATGGTTTTCAAGCAACGCA
The genomic region above belongs to Lysinibacillus sp. FSL W8-0992 and contains:
- the mnmA gene encoding tRNA 2-thiouridine(34) synthase MnmA, producing the protein MIETRDPSEIRVVVGMSGGVDSSVAAYMLKQQGYEVIGIFMKNWDDTDENGVCTATEDYEDVIKVCNQIGIPYYAVNFEKQYWDKVFTYFLEEYKAGRTPNPDVMCNKEIKFKAFLEHAMDLGADYLATGHYARIDRSGDGEVRMLRGVDDNKDQTYFLNQLSQEQLAHVMFPIGDIEKKEVRKIAEEAGLATAKKKDSTGICFIGERNFKEFLSQYLPAQPGKMETMDGVVMGQHDGLMYYTLGQRHGLGIGGDGEPWFVLGKDLARNVLLVGQGFDHDALYSTSLTAVKMGYTSTKKLPGKFSCTAKFRYRQTDTPVEVEILEDGRAHIEFAEPVRAITPGQAVVLYDGEVCLGGGTIDEVFKSNEKLTYVG
- the recD2 gene encoding SF1B family DNA helicase RecD2 — encoded protein: MTENLDLFELNKLFILGRPIVSIFHNTQNMYSIVRVKIQETNLQYDDKEIIVVGYFPQLQMDEQYRFTGNMRQHPKYGVQFQVETFTKEVPATEQGIVHYLSSDLFVGIGKKTAETIVEKLGANTIRLILEDPNVLDVVPRLSAEKKEVIHRTIEQNLGLERVMIQLNEWGFGPQLGMKIYQTYRTETIDFLTENPYRLIEDVDGVGFFRADELGAKLGITGNHPDRIKAAILHTLNTAALSDGHVFLDAEHVLPQVKDMLEQSQRQEIPYEAISKACIDMREENKIYGEETRLYLPSLYFSEIGIASKIIALTERNSQAKHFSKDEIRKAIGDTEAFLNVTYAETQAFAIEQALNSAVMILTGGPGTGKTTVVRGIVEVYAKLHGLSLNPKEYAQKEEPFPIILCAPTGRAAKRLSESTELPAMTIHRLLGFTGQEKEEETEREVTGKLIIVDEMSMVDTWLAHQLLKSLHEDVQVVFVGDQDQLPPVGPGQVLKDLLASQQIPTVELTDVYRQAEGSTIIELAHQIKRGTIPNDLAMKTSDRSFIKASPDQVANVVTQVVKSAVSKGQEIRNIQVLAPMYKGPAGIDNLNKMIQDLVNPNDTGLRKELIFGDVTYRIKDKVLQLVNQPESNVFNGDMGEVISIIKAKETIEKQDLLVVSFDGIEVTYQRSDLNQLTLAYCCSIHKSQGSEFQTVIMPVVRGYSKMLRRNLLYTGITRAKNFLILCGEPDVLANGLQRTDDLQRFTSLRARLNPMDASSNEVIEVKETSVETIAEEDRQEEPVTVLQLTVDTVPYIHPMIGMDGISPYDFMDE
- a CDS encoding polysaccharide deacetylase family protein, translated to MKRIVLLLLFMLLLPFVQKVHASNVVIQVNEEATVFDNRSGSLEQVGTLSGGQTFEVTKDYGANWWQIRWGGSYGYIDKRYTTVVPSTTYKNTVPSVAKIKDYIVATKVTPIYDNTSNKLVQFATLSEGVRFPIYSKMGSWYGIAVNGRLGYVHSNFVKEEKGQETDTSTKPNEKPTPNPKPTPNPTPTLPSKQNGYIEALENIVLYDLRREQPMSIATLLKGQQLEVAGVGDETYVQVRWGKTFVYAEKTKVKFVNTPTYKNIGKDNAVINQYFIPISGNSEIYDRTANKLMPFAKLDTNRRYPILRKEANWYVTTIGGREGYIHSSKVALDRGVPVMMYHHLLKVHELGRFKNVSTTMTDTQFANEMKYLKDKKFETVSADDLLRFMRNEITLPAYSIVLTFDDGLLSTREYAYPILKKHGFQATQFLITYRNEYSPAEQLFNYNDLQALSRQDMELMQDVFTYESHTYNLHDMIGNKGKMLLIPYHEVVQDLKRSLTIIPGAKAFAYPFGQYNTNTIYAVKEAGFAMAFSTKPGYNNPYDDVYQIKRLYSDQQTSFSQFKKMVSPYAQ
- a CDS encoding GTP pyrophosphokinase; this encodes MKNELEATTLKTFQTELTRFFLAYKFALNEVETKINILQEEFKLIHEYNPIEHVSTRVKSPKSILLKMSKKELTPAIDSIREHIRDIAGVRITCSFVEDIYKVSAMLQAQNDIEVVDVKDYIAYPKDNGYQSLHLIIKIPIFMSDRMEKVYTEIQIRTIAMDFWASLEHKIYYKYNKEVPEHIRNELKDAALQAAELDRKMERLNKEINILKENEAESSLLESTPIAHLAQYLSQLTFDSKDSK
- the hisA gene encoding phosphoribosylformimino-5-aminoimidazole carboxamide ribotide isomerase, with amino-acid sequence MEFRPCIDLHDGKVKQIVGSTLGHTDQEVIENFISDYDSSYYANMFAEDQLVGGHVIMLGSGNEHAAMSALAAYPGGLQVGGGITSENAKKYIDAGASHVIVTSYIFHDGKLDINRLEQLVHAIGKKHLVIDLSCRMRDNKWFVVTDKWTKFSDFEVNAKTIAYIEKFCDELLIHAVDVEGKKGGMQESLVRDLAAWTSIPTTYAGGVRSLEDLEKFKAISNGKLHITIGSSLSIFGGDLPYVEVVNYCKKGGIL
- a CDS encoding tetratricopeptide repeat protein produces the protein MDFNEQGILAFQEKRYEDAAQLFTQAIEAEPDNAIGYVNFGNLLAVLEDTERAERFFQKAITVDETAATAYYGLANLYYNADRYAEALKLYEQAVQHKIAGADVYYMMGKCFERMENPKLALPYLQRAAEIAPEDTQIRLAYAIVLCALEMFEEGKKELDYLIELDWNNADAHYNLGVLYAVSTEQTEDAMYHLKQAFTIQPEYDQARYIYDMIAQRFN